One genomic window of Pseudomonas sp. LFM046 includes the following:
- the adeC gene encoding AdeC/AdeK/OprM family multidrug efflux complex outer membrane factor — MRRSLISLAIAATLLGGCSMIPDYQRPEAPVDAAWPAGEAYSQNQAQVSTAAADLDWRDFFQDPALRQLVQLALDNNRDLRTAALNVEAYRALYRIQRSELYPSLSADGGATRQRMPGVMSQSGEADTSSTYSATLGTNAWELDFFGRLRSLNEQALEQYFATEQARRSTQISLVAAVATAYLDWQADQALLQLTRDTLKTYQESYALTQRSFDVGVADALALSQARTAVESAQVSLAQYSRLVAQDRNALNQLVGTGLPANLPKGLALDDDLLAEVPPGLPSDLLQRRPDILQAEHLLKGANANIGAARAAFFPSVSLTANAGSMSNELSGLFDAGSGSWLFQPSISLPIFTAGRLEANLDYSELQKNIQVAQYEKAIQVAFQEVADGLAARTTYQQQLGAQRALVTTTEEYYRLAERRYRTGVDSYLTLLDAQRQLFSARQQLIGDRLNQLASEVNLYKALGGGWKDQGETAPNA, encoded by the coding sequence GTGAGGCGTTCCCTGATATCCCTGGCCATCGCCGCGACCCTGCTCGGTGGCTGCTCCATGATCCCCGACTACCAGCGCCCGGAGGCGCCGGTGGACGCCGCCTGGCCCGCGGGCGAGGCCTACAGCCAGAACCAGGCGCAGGTGAGCACCGCCGCCGCCGACCTGGACTGGCGCGACTTCTTCCAGGACCCGGCGCTGCGTCAGCTGGTGCAACTCGCCCTGGACAACAACCGTGACCTGCGCACCGCCGCGCTCAACGTCGAGGCCTATCGCGCGCTCTATCGCATCCAGCGCTCCGAGCTGTACCCCAGCCTCTCGGCCGACGGCGGCGCCACTCGCCAGCGCATGCCGGGCGTCATGAGCCAGAGCGGCGAGGCCGACACCAGCAGCACCTACAGCGCCACCCTCGGCACCAACGCCTGGGAACTGGACTTCTTCGGCCGCCTGCGCAGCCTCAATGAGCAGGCGCTGGAGCAGTACTTCGCCACCGAACAGGCGCGCCGCAGCACCCAGATCAGCCTGGTGGCCGCCGTGGCTACCGCCTACCTCGACTGGCAGGCGGACCAGGCCCTGCTGCAACTGACCCGCGACACCCTGAAGACCTATCAGGAAAGCTACGCCCTGACCCAGCGCAGCTTCGACGTGGGCGTCGCCGATGCCCTGGCCCTGAGCCAGGCGCGCACCGCCGTGGAAAGCGCCCAGGTCAGCCTGGCGCAGTACAGCCGCCTGGTGGCCCAGGACCGCAATGCCCTGAACCAACTGGTGGGCACCGGCCTGCCGGCCAACCTGCCGAAGGGCCTGGCCCTGGACGACGACCTGTTGGCCGAAGTGCCGCCGGGCCTGCCGTCCGACCTGCTGCAACGCCGACCGGACATTCTCCAGGCGGAACACCTGCTCAAGGGTGCCAACGCCAACATCGGCGCGGCGCGCGCGGCCTTCTTCCCCAGCGTCAGCCTGACCGCCAACGCCGGCAGCATGAGCAATGAACTCTCCGGACTGTTCGACGCCGGCTCCGGCAGCTGGCTGTTCCAGCCGAGCATCAGCCTGCCGATCTTCACCGCCGGCCGTCTTGAGGCCAACCTCGACTACAGCGAGCTGCAGAAGAACATCCAGGTGGCGCAGTACGAGAAGGCCATCCAGGTCGCCTTCCAGGAAGTCGCCGACGGCCTCGCCGCCCGCACCACCTACCAGCAGCAACTGGGCGCCCAGCGCGCCCTGGTGACCACCACCGAGGAGTACTACCGCCTGGCCGAGCGTCGCTACCGCACCGGTGTCGACAGCTACCTGACCCTGCTGGACGCCCAGCGTCAGCTGTTCAGCGCCCGCCAGCAACTGATCGGCGATCGCCTCAACCAGTTGGCCAGCGAGGTGAACCTGTACAAGGCCCTCGGCGGTGGCTGGAAAGATCAGGGGGAAACCGCCCCGAACGCGTGA
- a CDS encoding type I secretion system permease/ATPase, producing the protein MKNFSQPRSELSEALNRLRHTFYVIGGFSGVINLMMLAPALYMLQVYDRVLASSNITTLLMLTVLMLGLYVLMSMLEVVRSTVLIRLGNRLDMSLNRRIFNASFERNLRRAGGNPAQALQDLALVRQFLTGNGLFAFFDAPWTPIYLLVIFLVHPLLGVITLVGSAILFGLALLTEVLTRGPLMEANQAAMASGTFANNNLRNTEVIEAMGMLPAIRDRWYGSHQKILEKQTQASDRAAFINGASRFVRVSLQSLILGAGALLAIKGEITSGMMIASSILSGRAMAPVEQAIGVWKQLLSARASWARLSKLLQDFPARNESMALPKPQGTLAVEQASTSAPGGGVAILRGINFALPAGEALGIIGPSASGKSTLARLLVGVWPAQSGKVRLDGADIFQWNKEELGPWIGYLPQDVELFEGTIADNIARFGELNSEEVILAAKRAGVHEMILRFEKGYDTPLGVDGSPLSGGQKQRIALARAIYGDPSMIVLDEPNANLDDVGEAALVEAILDLKKRGKTLILISHRPSVLGTVDKVLLLRDGGMQLFGPREEVFAALRQASVMPSVGTPNLASMRAKE; encoded by the coding sequence ATGAAGAATTTCTCGCAGCCCCGATCCGAGCTGTCCGAAGCCCTGAACCGCCTGCGCCACACGTTCTATGTGATCGGCGGCTTCAGCGGCGTCATCAACCTGATGATGCTGGCGCCCGCGCTCTACATGCTGCAGGTCTACGACCGCGTGCTGGCGAGCAGCAACATCACCACCCTGCTCATGCTGACGGTGCTGATGCTTGGGCTCTACGTGCTCATGTCGATGCTGGAGGTGGTGCGCTCGACCGTGCTGATCCGCCTCGGCAACCGCCTGGACATGAGCCTGAACCGACGCATCTTCAACGCCTCCTTCGAGCGCAACCTGCGGCGCGCCGGCGGCAACCCGGCCCAGGCGCTGCAGGACCTGGCCCTGGTCCGCCAGTTCCTCACCGGCAACGGCCTGTTCGCCTTCTTCGATGCGCCGTGGACGCCGATCTACCTGCTGGTGATCTTCCTGGTGCACCCGCTGCTGGGTGTCATCACCCTGGTGGGGTCGGCCATCCTCTTCGGCCTGGCCTTGCTCACCGAAGTGCTGACGCGTGGCCCGCTGATGGAGGCCAACCAGGCGGCCATGGCTTCCGGCACCTTCGCCAACAACAACTTGCGCAATACCGAAGTGATCGAGGCCATGGGCATGCTGCCGGCCATTCGCGACCGCTGGTATGGCAGCCACCAGAAGATCCTCGAGAAGCAGACCCAGGCCTCTGACCGCGCCGCCTTCATCAACGGGGCCAGCCGCTTCGTGCGGGTAAGCCTGCAGTCGCTGATCCTCGGCGCCGGTGCCCTGCTGGCGATCAAGGGTGAGATCACCTCGGGGATGATGATCGCCAGCTCCATCCTCAGCGGCCGCGCCATGGCGCCGGTGGAACAGGCCATCGGGGTGTGGAAGCAGTTGCTGTCCGCCCGTGCCTCCTGGGCGCGCCTGAGCAAGCTGCTGCAGGACTTCCCGGCACGTAACGAATCCATGGCCCTGCCCAAGCCGCAGGGCACACTGGCGGTCGAGCAGGCTTCCACTTCTGCTCCTGGTGGCGGGGTCGCCATCCTGCGCGGTATCAACTTCGCCCTGCCTGCCGGGGAGGCTCTTGGCATCATCGGCCCGTCCGCGTCTGGCAAATCCACCCTGGCCCGCCTGCTGGTGGGTGTCTGGCCGGCGCAGTCGGGCAAGGTGCGCCTGGATGGCGCCGACATCTTCCAGTGGAACAAGGAAGAACTCGGCCCCTGGATTGGCTACCTGCCCCAGGACGTCGAACTCTTCGAAGGCACCATCGCCGACAACATCGCCCGCTTCGGCGAACTGAACAGCGAAGAAGTGATCCTGGCCGCCAAGCGCGCCGGGGTCCACGAGATGATCCTGCGCTTCGAGAAGGGCTATGACACGCCCCTGGGCGTGGACGGCAGCCCGCTGTCCGGTGGGCAGAAACAGCGCATCGCGCTGGCCCGCGCCATCTATGGCGACCCTTCGATGATCGTGCTCGACGAACCCAACGCCAACCTCGACGACGTCGGCGAGGCGGCGCTGGTGGAAGCCATCCTCGACCTGAAGAAGCGCGGCAAGACGCTGATCCTGATTTCCCACCGGCCCAGCGTGCTCGGCACGGTGGACAAGGTCCTGCTGCTGCGCGACGGCGGCATGCAGTTGTTCGGTCCTCGCGAAGAAGTCTTCGCGGCGCTGCGCCAGGCCAGCGTCATGCCCTCGGTGGGCACACCCAACCTGGCGTCGATGCGGGCTAAGGAGTAA
- a CDS encoding FadD3 family acyl-CoA ligase produces MTPPAAIARTIPAALALSARRHGPHIAIEEGAVRISYAELEQLSRTAGRALLALGLEPGERVAIWAPNSHQWLVAALGSLMAGAVLVPLSTRMKGGEAADILRRSGARVLFSIGEFLGSYYPVLLAEHSLDGLRHRIVLEQAREGDQTWQDFLALAGQLSEEDLQQRIDGLDGDSLSDLMFTSGTTGYPKGVLCAHGQNLRLFDSWSEIVGLHSGDRYLIVNPFFHSFGFKAGWLAALIRGATILPARTFEAEAVLRCIERDRVSFLPGPPALYSAMLDHPQRGDFDLSSLRVAVTGAASVPPVLVERMREELGFASVVTAYGLTESCGLTTVCRPGDDALTVAGTCGRPLDGIEVRCVDDRGVPVPTGEPGEVLIRGYNLMQGYFNDPEATREAIDAQGWLHTGDIGVLDPRGYLRITDRLKDMYIVGGFNCYPAEVERLLMEHPAVAQAAVIGVPDERLGEVGKAFVIPRQGAVLAADELIAWSRERMANYKVPRSVEVVAQLPMNAAGKVLKGALR; encoded by the coding sequence ATGACTCCACCCGCCGCCATTGCGCGCACCATTCCCGCCGCCCTGGCGCTGTCCGCCCGCCGCCATGGGCCGCACATCGCCATCGAAGAAGGCGCGGTACGGATCAGTTATGCCGAGCTGGAGCAGCTCAGCCGGACGGCCGGCCGGGCGCTGCTGGCGCTCGGCCTCGAACCGGGTGAGCGGGTCGCGATCTGGGCGCCGAACAGCCATCAGTGGCTGGTGGCGGCCCTGGGCAGCCTGATGGCCGGGGCGGTGCTGGTGCCCCTCAGTACGCGCATGAAGGGCGGGGAGGCGGCGGATATCCTCAGGCGTAGCGGCGCGCGGGTGCTGTTCAGCATTGGCGAGTTTCTGGGCAGCTATTACCCGGTGCTGCTGGCGGAGCATTCGCTGGATGGCCTGCGGCACAGGATCGTCCTGGAACAGGCGCGGGAAGGCGATCAGACCTGGCAGGACTTTCTCGCCCTGGCCGGGCAGCTATCCGAAGAAGACCTGCAACAGCGGATCGATGGCCTCGACGGCGACAGCCTGTCGGACTTGATGTTCACCTCCGGCACCACGGGGTATCCGAAGGGGGTGCTCTGTGCCCATGGGCAGAACCTGCGGTTGTTCGACAGCTGGAGCGAGATCGTCGGGCTGCACAGCGGTGATCGCTACCTGATCGTCAACCCGTTTTTCCACAGCTTCGGTTTCAAGGCCGGCTGGCTCGCCGCGCTCATCCGGGGGGCGACCATCCTGCCGGCGCGGACCTTCGAGGCCGAGGCGGTGCTGCGTTGCATCGAGCGGGACCGGGTGAGTTTTCTGCCGGGTCCTCCCGCCCTCTACTCCGCCATGCTGGACCATCCGCAGCGGGGGGATTTCGACCTGTCTTCGCTGCGCGTCGCGGTTACCGGGGCGGCTTCGGTGCCGCCGGTGCTGGTGGAGCGGATGCGCGAGGAGCTGGGGTTTGCCAGCGTGGTCACGGCCTATGGGCTGACGGAAAGCTGTGGCCTGACGACCGTCTGCCGGCCCGGCGATGATGCACTGACGGTCGCTGGAACCTGTGGACGGCCACTGGACGGCATCGAGGTGCGTTGCGTGGATGATCGCGGAGTTCCAGTGCCAACGGGCGAGCCGGGGGAAGTGCTGATCCGCGGCTACAACCTGATGCAGGGCTACTTCAACGACCCGGAGGCGACCCGCGAGGCTATCGATGCGCAGGGCTGGCTGCATACCGGCGACATCGGCGTGCTCGACCCGCGCGGCTACCTGCGGATTACCGACCGCCTCAAGGACATGTACATCGTCGGCGGCTTCAACTGCTATCCGGCCGAGGTCGAGCGCCTGCTCATGGAGCATCCGGCGGTGGCGCAGGCGGCGGTGATCGGCGTACCGGACGAGCGTCTGGGGGAGGTTGGCAAGGCCTTCGTGATCCCGCGCCAGGGGGCGGTGCTCGCGGCGGACGAGCTGATCGCCTGGAGCCGTGAGCGCATGGCCAATTACAAGGTGCCGCGCAGTGTCGAGGTGGTGGCCCAACTGCCGATGAATGCGGCGGGCAAGGTGCTCAAGGGGGCGCTGCGCTGA
- a CDS encoding transglutaminase-like cysteine peptidase produces the protein MQKPASRRFGASLSWQMFAITALCGSLLLGATDAKASWSLDPVLRKAEKRYGRSGPAKDRLQAWHDLLEGNRQKSEQQQLQAVNQQINQQVRFSDDSALWQRRDYWATPVETLAKGAGDCEDFALAKYFTLLQLGVDPQKLHISYARALKLNQAHMVVTYYETPDADPLVLDNLVDAILPASQRKDLALRYAFDAQGLYAMEHGTLKRIGEPAELRPWQVVLTRMEREGFRLASAQLQPAGG, from the coding sequence TTGCAGAAGCCTGCCTCCCGCCGCTTCGGCGCGTCCCTGTCCTGGCAAATGTTCGCCATCACCGCCCTCTGCGGCAGCCTGCTGCTGGGTGCCACCGATGCCAAGGCCTCCTGGAGCCTCGACCCGGTGCTGCGCAAGGCGGAAAAGCGCTACGGCCGCAGCGGCCCGGCCAAGGATCGCCTCCAGGCCTGGCACGACCTCCTCGAAGGTAATCGCCAGAAGTCCGAACAGCAGCAGCTGCAGGCGGTCAACCAGCAGATCAACCAGCAGGTCCGCTTCAGCGACGACAGCGCGCTGTGGCAGCGCCGCGACTACTGGGCCACCCCCGTGGAAACCCTGGCCAAGGGTGCCGGTGACTGCGAGGACTTCGCCCTGGCCAAGTACTTCACCCTGCTCCAGCTCGGCGTCGATCCGCAGAAGCTGCACATCTCCTACGCCCGCGCGCTGAAGCTGAACCAGGCGCACATGGTGGTGACCTACTACGAAACCCCGGACGCCGATCCCCTCGTGCTGGACAACCTGGTGGACGCCATCCTCCCCGCCTCCCAGCGCAAGGACCTCGCCCTGCGCTACGCCTTCGATGCCCAAGGGCTATACGCGATGGAGCACGGCACGCTGAAGCGCATCGGCGAACCCGCCGAACTACGGCCCTGGCAGGTCGTTCTGACGCGAATGGAACGCGAAGGCTTCCGCCTCGCGAGCGCGCAGCTCCAGCCCGCCGGCGGCTGA
- a CDS encoding efflux RND transporter permease subunit: protein MSRFFIDRPIFAWVIALVIMLAGALSILKLPINQYPSIAAPAVGIQVSYPGASAQTVQDTVVQVIEQQLNGIDGLRYISSESNSDGSMTITATFEQGTNPDIAQVQVQNKLQLATPLLPQEVQQQGIRVTKAVKNFLLVIGVVSEDGSMDKNDLANYIVSNIQDPISRTKGVGDFQVFGAQYAMRIWLDPARLNNYQLTPVDVKTAIQSQNVQISSGQLGGLPASPGTQLNATIIGKTRLQTPEQFGAILLKVNRDGSQVRLRDVAKIELGGENYSISAQFNGKPASGMAIKLATGANALDTAKAIRATIKELEPFFPAGMKVVMPYDTTPVVSASIEGVIHTLGEAIVLVFLVMFLFLQNFRATIIPTLAVPVVLLGTFGVLAMFGFTINTLTMFAMVLAIGLLVDDAIVVVENVERVMAEEGLSPLEATRKSMTQIQGALVGIALVLSAVFLPMAFFGGSTGVIYRQFSITIVSAMALSVLVALIFTPALCATLLKPIDKGHHEKRGFFGWFNRTFDRSVKSYESGVRGILQRKAPYLLLYVAIIVAMGWLFTRIPTAFLPEEDQGVLFAQVQTPSGASAERTQVVVDQMREYLLENEKDTVKSVFTVTGFNFAGRGQSSGMAFIMLKPWEERTAEGQSVFDLAQRAQKHFFSFRDAMVFAFAPPAVMELGNATGFNFFLQDRAGIGHEALNAARDQFLELAAKNPVLNRVRANGLRDEPQYQLLIDDEKARAHGVSLADINNTVSIAWGASYVNDFIDRGRVKKVYLQGEPEARMNPEDLNKWYVRNDQGQMVPFSAFASGEWTYGAPKLARYNGVPAVEILGEAAPGHSSGEAMAAVEEIAKQLPAGVGYSWTGLSYEERLSGSQAPALYALSLLVVFLCLAALYESWSIPFSVMLVVPLGVIGALMFTSLRGLSNDVFFQVGLLTTIGLSAKNAILIVEFAKELHEQGKSLFDAAVEACRMRLRPIIMTSLAFILGVVPLAISNGAGSGSQHAIGTGVIGGMLTATVLAIFWVPLFYVLVGSLFKDKASRAAIKKEALQ from the coding sequence ATGTCGAGATTTTTCATCGATCGCCCGATCTTTGCCTGGGTGATCGCGCTGGTGATCATGCTTGCCGGCGCCCTGTCCATCCTCAAGCTGCCGATCAACCAGTACCCCAGCATCGCCGCGCCGGCGGTAGGCATCCAGGTCAGCTACCCCGGCGCCTCGGCGCAGACGGTGCAGGACACCGTGGTGCAGGTCATCGAGCAGCAGCTCAATGGCATCGACGGCCTGCGCTACATCTCCTCGGAGAGCAACTCCGACGGCAGCATGACCATCACCGCCACCTTCGAGCAGGGCACCAACCCTGACATCGCCCAGGTGCAGGTGCAGAACAAGCTCCAGCTGGCCACCCCGCTGCTACCGCAAGAGGTCCAGCAGCAGGGCATCCGTGTGACCAAGGCGGTGAAGAACTTCCTGCTGGTCATCGGCGTCGTCTCCGAAGACGGCAGCATGGACAAGAACGACCTGGCCAACTACATCGTCTCCAACATCCAGGACCCGATCTCGCGGACCAAGGGCGTGGGCGACTTCCAGGTGTTCGGCGCCCAGTACGCCATGCGCATCTGGCTGGACCCGGCGCGGCTGAACAACTACCAGCTGACCCCGGTGGACGTGAAGACCGCCATCCAGTCGCAGAACGTGCAGATCTCCTCCGGCCAGCTCGGCGGCCTGCCCGCCTCCCCCGGTACCCAGCTCAACGCCACCATCATCGGCAAGACCCGCCTGCAGACCCCCGAGCAGTTCGGCGCCATCCTGCTGAAGGTGAACCGCGACGGCTCCCAGGTGCGCCTGCGTGACGTGGCGAAGATCGAGCTGGGCGGCGAGAACTACAGCATCAGCGCCCAGTTCAACGGCAAGCCGGCGTCCGGCATGGCGATCAAACTGGCCACCGGCGCCAACGCCCTGGACACCGCCAAGGCGATCCGCGCCACCATCAAGGAACTGGAGCCCTTCTTCCCCGCCGGGATGAAAGTGGTCATGCCCTATGACACCACCCCCGTGGTCTCCGCCTCCATCGAAGGCGTGATCCACACCCTGGGCGAGGCCATCGTCCTGGTGTTCCTGGTGATGTTCCTGTTCCTGCAGAACTTCCGCGCCACGATCATCCCCACCCTGGCCGTGCCCGTCGTACTGCTGGGCACCTTCGGCGTGCTGGCGATGTTCGGCTTCACCATCAACACCCTGACCATGTTCGCCATGGTGCTCGCCATCGGCCTGCTGGTGGACGACGCCATCGTGGTCGTGGAAAACGTCGAGCGGGTGATGGCCGAAGAAGGCCTCTCGCCCCTGGAAGCCACCCGCAAGTCCATGACCCAGATCCAGGGCGCCCTGGTGGGCATCGCCCTGGTGCTGTCGGCGGTGTTCCTGCCCATGGCCTTCTTCGGTGGTTCCACCGGCGTGATCTACCGGCAGTTCTCCATCACCATCGTCTCGGCCATGGCCCTGTCGGTGCTGGTGGCGCTGATCTTCACCCCGGCCCTGTGCGCCACCCTGCTCAAGCCCATCGACAAGGGCCACCATGAGAAGCGCGGCTTCTTCGGCTGGTTCAACCGCACCTTCGACCGCAGTGTGAAGAGCTACGAAAGCGGCGTGCGCGGCATCCTCCAGCGCAAGGCGCCGTACCTGCTGCTCTATGTGGCGATCATCGTCGCCATGGGCTGGCTGTTCACCCGCATCCCCACCGCCTTCCTCCCCGAGGAAGACCAGGGCGTGCTCTTCGCCCAGGTGCAGACCCCGTCCGGCGCCAGCGCCGAGCGCACCCAGGTGGTGGTGGACCAGATGCGCGAATACCTGCTGGAAAACGAAAAGGACACCGTGAAATCCGTGTTCACCGTGACCGGCTTCAACTTCGCCGGCCGCGGCCAGAGCTCGGGCATGGCCTTCATCATGCTCAAGCCCTGGGAAGAGCGCACGGCCGAAGGCCAGAGCGTGTTCGACCTTGCCCAGCGTGCCCAGAAGCACTTCTTCAGCTTCCGCGACGCGATGGTCTTCGCCTTCGCCCCGCCGGCGGTGATGGAGCTGGGTAACGCCACCGGCTTCAACTTCTTCCTGCAAGACCGCGCCGGCATCGGCCACGAAGCCCTGAACGCCGCCCGCGACCAGTTCCTCGAACTGGCGGCGAAGAACCCGGTGCTCAACCGCGTGCGCGCCAACGGCCTGCGTGACGAGCCCCAGTACCAGTTGCTGATCGACGACGAGAAGGCCCGTGCCCACGGCGTCTCCCTCGCCGACATCAACAACACCGTGTCCATCGCCTGGGGCGCCAGCTACGTCAACGACTTCATCGACCGTGGCCGCGTGAAGAAGGTCTACCTGCAGGGTGAACCCGAAGCGCGGATGAACCCGGAAGACCTGAACAAGTGGTACGTGCGCAACGACCAGGGCCAGATGGTGCCGTTCAGTGCCTTCGCCAGCGGCGAGTGGACCTATGGCGCGCCCAAGCTCGCCCGCTACAACGGCGTGCCGGCGGTGGAGATACTCGGCGAGGCGGCTCCGGGCCACAGCTCGGGTGAAGCCATGGCTGCGGTGGAAGAGATCGCCAAGCAGCTGCCGGCCGGTGTCGGCTACTCCTGGACCGGCCTCTCCTACGAGGAACGCCTGTCCGGCTCCCAGGCCCCGGCCCTCTACGCGCTGTCGCTGCTGGTGGTGTTCCTCTGCCTGGCGGCGCTCTACGAGAGCTGGTCGATTCCGTTCTCGGTGATGCTGGTGGTCCCGCTCGGGGTGATCGGCGCGCTGATGTTCACCAGCCTGCGCGGCCTGTCCAACGACGTGTTCTTCCAGGTCGGCCTGCTGACCACCATCGGCCTTTCGGCGAAGAACGCGATCCTCATCGTCGAGTTCGCCAAGGAACTGCACGAACAGGGCAAGAGCCTGTTCGACGCCGCCGTGGAAGCCTGCCGCATGCGCCTGCGCCCGATCATCATGACCTCGCTGGCGTTCATCCTCGGCGTGGTGCCCCTGGCCATCTCCAACGGCGCCGGTTCCGGCAGCCAGCACGCCATCGGTACCGGCGTGATCGGCGGCATGTTGACCGCCACCGTCCTGGCCATCTTCTGGGTGCCGCTGTTCTACGTGCTGGTCGGCTCGCTGTTCAAGGACAAGGCGAGCCGCGCCGCAATCAAGAAGGAGGCCCTGCAGTGA
- a CDS encoding TetR family transcriptional regulator, with protein sequence MARRTKEAAEETRVQILDATERVFHEKGVSRASLAEIAAAAGVSRGAIYWHFENKTDLFQAMLERIHMPLEELARASESADEPDPLGRMRQLLVGLLRRVELDPQSRRIHEILRHKVEYTEELGDLRQKMQDLSSECDLRIAKALRNAVSRGQLPAGLDCRRAAICVHAYVEGVQTNWLLTPAGYSLAQEAEDLVDSLMDMLRFSPALRTANA encoded by the coding sequence ATGGCCAGACGTACCAAAGAGGCAGCCGAAGAGACCCGCGTGCAGATTCTCGACGCGACCGAGCGGGTGTTTCACGAAAAAGGCGTATCCCGTGCCTCGCTGGCGGAAATCGCCGCCGCCGCCGGTGTCAGCCGGGGCGCCATCTACTGGCATTTCGAGAACAAGACGGACCTGTTCCAGGCGATGCTGGAGCGCATCCACATGCCCCTGGAGGAACTGGCCCGGGCCAGCGAGAGCGCGGATGAGCCCGATCCCCTCGGGCGCATGCGCCAGCTACTGGTGGGCCTGCTCCGGCGCGTGGAGCTGGACCCCCAGAGCCGTCGCATCCACGAAATCCTTCGGCACAAGGTGGAATACACCGAGGAGCTGGGGGACCTGCGGCAGAAGATGCAGGACCTGAGCAGCGAGTGCGATCTGCGCATCGCCAAGGCCCTGCGCAATGCGGTGAGTCGCGGCCAATTGCCTGCCGGGCTGGACTGCCGCCGCGCCGCCATCTGCGTCCATGCCTATGTGGAAGGCGTCCAGACCAACTGGCTGCTGACCCCCGCCGGGTATTCGCTGGCGCAAGAGGCGGAGGACCTGGTGGACAGCCTGATGGACATGCTGCGCTTCAGCCCGGCCTTGCGCACGGCGAACGCCTGA
- a CDS encoding efflux RND transporter periplasmic adaptor subunit codes for MPMKPAFAALVSAIALATLSLAGCQEASAPPPAPAPKVGVVTLQPQSFTLTAELPGRTSAYRIAEVRPQVNGIIQKRLFTEGSEVKAGQQLYQIDPAVYTATFKSAQASLASAQSLAARYKDLVTDQAVSKQAYDESQAARLQAEANLEKAKIDLRYTKVMAPISGRIGRSAVTEGALVNNGQTLAMATIQQLDPIYVDVTQSTKDLLRLRREMAEGQLEKAGDSGARVSLLLEDGSEYPHKGSLEFSEVSVDEGTGSVTLRAVFPNPEHTLLPGMFVHASLSSAVKQQAILAPQQGVTRDLKGQATALVVNAENKVELRHLKAERAVGDRWLVSEGLNPGDRLITEGLQFVRPGVEVNAGPATNVAAQKPAGDSLAKSH; via the coding sequence ATGCCCATGAAGCCAGCCTTTGCCGCCTTGGTTTCCGCCATCGCTCTGGCCACCCTCAGCCTTGCCGGCTGCCAGGAAGCCTCAGCTCCACCCCCCGCACCGGCGCCCAAGGTCGGCGTCGTCACCCTCCAGCCCCAGAGCTTCACCCTGACCGCCGAACTCCCCGGACGCACCAGTGCCTATCGCATTGCCGAGGTACGCCCGCAGGTGAACGGCATCATCCAGAAGCGCCTGTTCACCGAAGGCAGCGAGGTCAAGGCCGGCCAGCAGCTCTACCAGATCGACCCCGCCGTCTACACCGCCACCTTCAAGAGCGCCCAGGCCAGCCTGGCGTCGGCCCAGTCCCTGGCGGCGCGCTACAAGGACCTGGTCACCGACCAGGCCGTGAGCAAGCAGGCCTACGACGAGTCCCAGGCGGCACGCCTGCAGGCCGAGGCCAATCTGGAGAAAGCCAAGATCGACCTGCGCTACACCAAGGTAATGGCCCCCATTTCCGGCCGCATAGGCCGCTCGGCGGTCACCGAAGGCGCCCTGGTGAACAACGGCCAGACCCTGGCCATGGCCACCATCCAGCAGTTGGACCCGATCTACGTCGATGTCACCCAGTCCACCAAGGACCTGCTGCGCCTGCGCCGGGAAATGGCTGAAGGCCAGCTGGAAAAGGCGGGCGACAGCGGTGCCAGAGTCTCCCTGCTCCTCGAAGACGGCAGCGAATATCCCCACAAGGGCAGCCTGGAGTTCTCCGAAGTCTCGGTTGACGAAGGCACCGGCTCGGTGACCCTGCGCGCGGTCTTCCCCAACCCGGAACACACCCTGCTCCCGGGCATGTTCGTCCACGCCAGCCTGAGTTCCGCGGTGAAGCAGCAAGCCATCCTCGCGCCGCAGCAAGGCGTGACCCGCGACCTCAAGGGCCAGGCCACCGCCCTGGTGGTGAACGCCGAGAACAAGGTGGAACTGCGCCACCTCAAGGCCGAACGTGCCGTCGGTGACCGCTGGCTGGTCAGCGAAGGCCTCAACCCCGGCGATCGCCTGATCACCGAAGGCCTGCAGTTCGTCCGTCCTGGCGTCGAGGTCAATGCCGGCCCGGCGACCAACGTGGCCGCCCAGAAGCCCGCGGGCGACAGTCTGGCCAAGAGCCACTGA